One window of the Eucalyptus grandis isolate ANBG69807.140 chromosome 8, ASM1654582v1, whole genome shotgun sequence genome contains the following:
- the LOC104414338 gene encoding purple acid phosphatase 23 isoform X1: MEAPEVLTHLIAILALAEAAGMMAVMGQGGGAIPTTLDGPFEPVTRRLDPSLRMGSDDLPMDDPRLKKNVTSSFPEQISLALSSDPSSMWVSWITGDAQIGKNVTPLDPSSVASEVQYGTESGKYPSKQDGMSAVYSQLYPFEGLLNYTSGIIHHVRLEGLKSATTYYFKCGDSSVPAMSDEYSFKTMPSPSPNAYPTRIAVIGDLGLTSNSSTTIDHVIKNDPALVLMVGDLTYANQYLTTGGQGASCFSCSFPNAPIRETYQPRWDGWGRFMEPLTSRVPMMVIEGNHEIEPQVDGITFQSYLTRFAIPSEESRSNSSFYYSFNAGGIHFIMLGAYVDYKTTGAQYSWLMDDLHRVNRSLTPWVVAAWHPPWYNSYNSHYQEFECMRQEMEALLYQYKVDIVFNGHVHAYERMNRVYNYTLDPCGPLYITVGDGGNIEKVDVDFADDPGKCPKPEDNTPEFGGLCPLNFSNGPAKGKFCWSNQPEWSAYRESSFGHGILEIVNSTYALWTWHRNQDAYKEDKPGDQIFIVRRPELCSPTVKETSDPPQAGQELEPTSPSSTVILSFKMMWLMSLLVASVGIAVR; encoded by the exons ATGGAAGCCCCTGAAGTGCTGACGCATTTGATCGCCATTCTCGCGCTCGCGGAAGCGGCGGGCATGATGGCCGTGATGGGGCAGGGCGGCGGCGCCATACCCACCACCCTCGATGGTCCGTTCGAGCCCGTCACCCGCCGCCTCGACCCGTCCCTCCGCATGGGCAGCGACGACTTGCCGATGGATGACCCGAGGCTCAAGAAGAACGTCACTTCCTCGTTCCCTGAGCAGATTTCGCTCGCGCTGTCCAGCGATCCTAGCTCGATGTGGGTCTCTTGGATCACAG GGGATGCTCAGATTGGCAAGAATGTCACGCCGCTCGATCCATCATCCGTCGCCAGTGAAGTTCAGTATGGCACAGAGAGTGGGAAGTACCCAAGCAAGCAAGACGGCATGTCGGCTGTCTACAGTCAACTGTACCCATTCGAGGGGCTCTTGAATTACACTTCTGGCATTATTCATCACGTCAGACTTGAAG GTCTTAAATCTGCTACGACTTATTATTTTAAGTGTGGTGACAGTTCTGTTCCAGCAATGAGCGACGAATATTCCTTCAAGACCATGCCCTCACCCAGTCCGAATGCATATCCCACTCGTATAGCGGTTATTGGAGATTTAGGTCTCACGAGCAATTCTTCGACAACCATAGATCATGTGATCAAAAATGATCCAGCCTTGGTTTTGATGGTTGGAGACTTGACTTATGCAAACCAGTATCTCACCACTGGGGGACAAGGCGCTTCATGCTTCTCTTGTTCATTTCCAAATGCACCCATTAGAGAGACATATCAACCTCGCTGGGATGGCTGGGGAAG GTTCATGGAGCCATTGACATCAAGAGTGCCTATGATGGTCATAGAAGGCAACCACGAAATTGAGCCCCAAGTTGATGGGATCACCTTCCAATCGTACCTAACAAGATTTGCCATTCCATCGGAGGAGAGTCGTTCCAACAGCAGTTTCTACTACTCCTTCAATGCTGGAGGAATACACTTTATTATGCTTGGAGCCTATGTCGACTACAAGACAACTG GCGCTCAGTATTCGTGGCTGATGGATGACTTGCATCGAGTGAATCGCAGCTTAACCCCATGGGTGGTTGCTGCTTGGCATCCACCGTGGTACAATAGCTATAACTCCCATTATCAGGAATTTGAATGCATGAGGCAAGAAATGGAAGCTCTTCTTTATCAATACAAAGTCGATATCGTGTTCAATGGCCAT GTTCATGCATATGAGAGGATGAACAGAGTCTACAACTATACACTAGACCCATGTGGTCCTCTATACATAACAGTTGGGGATGGTGGCAATATCGAGAAAGTTGACGTCGATTTTGCAGATGACCCTGGAAAGTGTCCTAAACCTGAGGACAACACGCCCGAGTTCGGAGGGTTGTGTCCTCTGAATTTCTCCAATGGCCCCGCCAAAGGCAAATTTTGCTGGAGCAACCAACCTGAGTGGAGTGCGTACAGAGAAAGCAGCTTTGGACATGGAATACTTGAG ATTGTGAATTCAACATATGCATTATGGACTTGGCATAGAAATCAGGATGCGTATAAGGAAGATAAACCGGGCGATCAGATATTCATCGTGCGACGGCCTGAACTTTGTTCTCCAACAGTTAAA GAA
- the LOC104414338 gene encoding purple acid phosphatase 23 isoform X2 — protein MTRGSRRTSLPRSLSRFRSRCPAILARCGSLGSQIGKNVTPLDPSSVASEVQYGTESGKYPSKQDGMSAVYSQLYPFEGLLNYTSGIIHHVRLEGLKSATTYYFKCGDSSVPAMSDEYSFKTMPSPSPNAYPTRIAVIGDLGLTSNSSTTIDHVIKNDPALVLMVGDLTYANQYLTTGGQGASCFSCSFPNAPIRETYQPRWDGWGRFMEPLTSRVPMMVIEGNHEIEPQVDGITFQSYLTRFAIPSEESRSNSSFYYSFNAGGIHFIMLGAYVDYKTTGAQYSWLMDDLHRVNRSLTPWVVAAWHPPWYNSYNSHYQEFECMRQEMEALLYQYKVDIVFNGHVHAYERMNRVYNYTLDPCGPLYITVGDGGNIEKVDVDFADDPGKCPKPEDNTPEFGGLCPLNFSNGPAKGKFCWSNQPEWSAYRESSFGHGILEIVNSTYALWTWHRNQDAYKEDKPGDQIFIVRRPELCSPTVKETSDPPQAGQELEPTSPSSTVILSFKMMWLMSLLVASVGIAVR, from the exons ATGACCCGAGGCTCAAGAAGAACGTCACTTCCTCGTTCCCTGAGCAGATTTCGCTCGCGCTGTCCAGCGATCCTAGCTCGATGTGGGTCTCTTGGATCACAG ATTGGCAAGAATGTCACGCCGCTCGATCCATCATCCGTCGCCAGTGAAGTTCAGTATGGCACAGAGAGTGGGAAGTACCCAAGCAAGCAAGACGGCATGTCGGCTGTCTACAGTCAACTGTACCCATTCGAGGGGCTCTTGAATTACACTTCTGGCATTATTCATCACGTCAGACTTGAAG GTCTTAAATCTGCTACGACTTATTATTTTAAGTGTGGTGACAGTTCTGTTCCAGCAATGAGCGACGAATATTCCTTCAAGACCATGCCCTCACCCAGTCCGAATGCATATCCCACTCGTATAGCGGTTATTGGAGATTTAGGTCTCACGAGCAATTCTTCGACAACCATAGATCATGTGATCAAAAATGATCCAGCCTTGGTTTTGATGGTTGGAGACTTGACTTATGCAAACCAGTATCTCACCACTGGGGGACAAGGCGCTTCATGCTTCTCTTGTTCATTTCCAAATGCACCCATTAGAGAGACATATCAACCTCGCTGGGATGGCTGGGGAAG GTTCATGGAGCCATTGACATCAAGAGTGCCTATGATGGTCATAGAAGGCAACCACGAAATTGAGCCCCAAGTTGATGGGATCACCTTCCAATCGTACCTAACAAGATTTGCCATTCCATCGGAGGAGAGTCGTTCCAACAGCAGTTTCTACTACTCCTTCAATGCTGGAGGAATACACTTTATTATGCTTGGAGCCTATGTCGACTACAAGACAACTG GCGCTCAGTATTCGTGGCTGATGGATGACTTGCATCGAGTGAATCGCAGCTTAACCCCATGGGTGGTTGCTGCTTGGCATCCACCGTGGTACAATAGCTATAACTCCCATTATCAGGAATTTGAATGCATGAGGCAAGAAATGGAAGCTCTTCTTTATCAATACAAAGTCGATATCGTGTTCAATGGCCAT GTTCATGCATATGAGAGGATGAACAGAGTCTACAACTATACACTAGACCCATGTGGTCCTCTATACATAACAGTTGGGGATGGTGGCAATATCGAGAAAGTTGACGTCGATTTTGCAGATGACCCTGGAAAGTGTCCTAAACCTGAGGACAACACGCCCGAGTTCGGAGGGTTGTGTCCTCTGAATTTCTCCAATGGCCCCGCCAAAGGCAAATTTTGCTGGAGCAACCAACCTGAGTGGAGTGCGTACAGAGAAAGCAGCTTTGGACATGGAATACTTGAG ATTGTGAATTCAACATATGCATTATGGACTTGGCATAGAAATCAGGATGCGTATAAGGAAGATAAACCGGGCGATCAGATATTCATCGTGCGACGGCCTGAACTTTGTTCTCCAACAGTTAAA GAA